The following coding sequences lie in one Etheostoma spectabile isolate EspeVRDwgs_2016 unplaced genomic scaffold, UIUC_Espe_1.0 scaffold00019508, whole genome shotgun sequence genomic window:
- the LOC116684698 gene encoding olfactory receptor 2AT4-like, with the protein MPGGNQSIVTEFILTGFPGLHPEYQGLVSAVLFLVYFLTVAGNFTVFFLFVTDRNLHKPMYYIILNLSACDILFSTVTLPKIISRYWFQSGNISFIACFVQMFFVHYLGTLNSFILFLMALDRYLAICHPLRYSIVLKNSTILILSITAWVTATASNLVLVLRAYPLPYCALNIIKNCYCDHIGITTLACTDRTPYGVTALALAMVVLLGPLAFVLFSYCSILIAVFKIANFQSRIKSLSTCSPQLIIISLYYLPRCCVYLASNGFGIRFSDDVRIVIIMLYSLGPPMINPLIYCLRAKDMRESLRKQFKLYFSYK; encoded by the coding sequence ATGCCGGGGGGGAATCAAAGCATTGTCACTGAGTTTATCCTCACTGGATTCCCTGGACTTCATCCAGAGTACCAAGGACTTGTCTCAGCAGTACTGTTCTTAGTCTATTTCTTAACTGTGGCAGgcaattttacagttttttttttatttgtaaccgACCGCAACCTTCATAAGCCAATGTATTATATAATTCTAAATCTAAGTGCATGTGACATTCTCTTTAGCACAGTCACTTTACCTAAGATCATCAGTAGGTATTGGTTTCAATCAGGGAACATTTCATTCATTGCGTGCTTCGTCCAAATGTTCTTTGTTCACTATCTTGGCACACTTAATTCTTTTATTCTCTTTCTGATGGCTTTAGATAGGTATTTGGCAATCTGCCATCCTCTCCGATATTCCATTGTTCTTAAAAACTCCACTATCCTCATTCTAAGTATTACAGCATGGGTAACTGCCACTGCATCCAATTTAGTGTTAGTTCTTAGAGCATATCCTCTGCCCTACTGTGCTTTAAACATAATCAAAAACTGCTACTGTGATCATATTGGTATAACAACCCTGGCATGCACTGACAGGACTCCTTATGGTGTCACCGCTTTAGCATTGGCAATGGTTGTGTTACTGGGACCTCTGGCATTCGTACTGTTCTCATATTGCTCTATACTTATAGCTGTATTTAAGATAGCAAATTTCCAAAGTCGTATAAAATCTCTGTCCACTTGCAGTCCTCAACTGATTATAATCTCACTCTATTATTTACCCAGATGTTGTGTTTATTTAGCCAGCAATGGCTTCGGTATTAGATTTAGTGATGATGTGCGAATAGTAATTATTATGCTGTATAGCCTTGGTCCCCCCATGATTAATCCACTTATATACTGCTTGAGAGCTAAAGACATGAGAGAAAGTTTGCGGAAGCAATTCAAGTTATATTTCAGCTATAAGTAA